The Myxococcaceae bacterium JPH2 genome has a window encoding:
- a CDS encoding SDR family oxidoreductase — protein MLAMRGKTVVVTGASSGIGEELAVVLAARGANVVLAARNAEALERVKARCTQAGGTALAVPTDVADPEACRVLVERAVEAFGGVDVLVNNAGVTMHSRLEDVKDLGLFERIMRINYLGAVYCTYHALPHLKARKGLIVAVSSLTGKTGVPTRTGYAASKHAMQGFFDSLRIELLGTGTDVLVVSPGFVATHIRDAALGPDGTPVRESRRDESQRTMDVGTCVAIILRAMERREREVVMTASAKVAQVLKLVAPGLVDRLAARAVREKA, from the coding sequence ATGCTCGCCATGCGTGGAAAGACAGTCGTCGTGACGGGAGCCTCCTCGGGCATTGGCGAGGAGCTGGCGGTAGTCCTGGCGGCGCGCGGGGCGAACGTGGTGCTCGCGGCCCGCAACGCCGAGGCGCTGGAGCGCGTGAAGGCGCGCTGCACCCAAGCCGGTGGCACCGCCCTGGCCGTGCCCACGGACGTCGCGGATCCAGAGGCCTGTCGGGTGTTGGTGGAGCGCGCGGTGGAGGCGTTCGGCGGCGTGGACGTGCTCGTCAACAACGCGGGCGTCACCATGCACTCGCGCTTGGAGGACGTGAAGGACCTGGGCCTCTTCGAGCGCATCATGCGCATCAACTACCTGGGCGCGGTGTACTGCACGTACCACGCGCTGCCGCACCTGAAGGCTCGCAAGGGCCTCATCGTCGCGGTGTCGTCGCTGACGGGGAAGACGGGCGTGCCCACGCGCACGGGCTACGCGGCCAGCAAGCACGCCATGCAGGGCTTCTTCGATTCGCTGCGCATCGAGCTGCTCGGCACCGGCACGGATGTGTTGGTGGTGTCGCCCGGCTTCGTGGCCACGCACATCCGCGACGCCGCGCTCGGGCCGGATGGCACGCCGGTGCGCGAGAGCCGCCGCGATGAATCCCAGCGCACCATGGACGTGGGCACCTGCGTGGCCATCATCCTGCGCGCCATGGAGCGCCGTGAGCGAGAGGTCGTCATGACGGCCTCGGCCAAGGTGGCCCAGGTCCTCAAGCTCGTGGCACCGGGCCTGGTGGACCGGCTGGCCGCGCGCGCCGTCC